ATCTGATCAACAGCGTTGATGTGATGAACATTTTACCTATATTCGAAGCCGGGTTTACTGATTCTAACGATGACGTCAAAATTGCTGCCGTTACTGCATTTGTTGGTTACTTCAAGCAGCTACCGAAGGCGCATTGGTCTAAGATAGGCGTTCTTCTGCCCAGTCTGCTCAACAGTTTACCTAAATTTCTCGACGACGGGAAAGACGATGCTTTGGCATCTGTTTTTGAATCACTGATCGAATTGGTCGAACTCGCTCCAAAACTCTTTAAAGACATGTTTGACCAATTAATTCAATTTGCCAGCATAGTCATCAAGTTGACAGATCTTGAAACACCAGCCAGAACGACAGCCTTAGAGCTACTCACTGTCTTCAGTGAAAACTCCCCTCAAATGTGCAAATCAAATCCAAACTATGCACAGTCCATGATCGTGGCCACTCTCCTCATGATGACGGAGGTATCaatcgacgatgatgacgcGACCGATTGGAGAGAATCGGACGACgctgaagatgaggaagaagaggttgCATATGATCACGCACGTCAAGCTCTTGATCGTATCTCTCTGAAATTAGGAGGAAAGTACTTGGCAGCTCCACTTTTCCAATACTTGCAAGAaatgatctcttcttctcaatggAGAGAACGCTTTGGTGCTCTGATGGCCCTCTCATCAGCAGCCGAAGGATGCCGCGATGTTTTGATAGGCGAGATcccaaaaattttggatATGGTTTTACCTTTGATTAACGATCCTCATCCAAGGGTCCAATATGGATGCTGCAACGTCCTGGGACAGATTTCGACAGATTTCGCCCCACTGATTCAGAGGACCTCCCATGACACAATCCTACCTGCATTGATCTCCAAATTAACGAATGAATCGATCGATAGGGTCCAAACGCATGCCGCAGCAGCTTTGgtcaatttttcagagcATGCAAATCAAGCGATTTTAGAGCCATACTTGGACAGTCTTTTAACGAACTTACTGACTTTACTACAGAGCAGCAAGCTATATGTGCAAGAGCAGGCGCTAACCACTATTGCTTTCATTGCCGAAGCTGcggagaagaaattcatcaaatATTACGATACACTGATGCCACAGCTAATAAACGTTTTGAAAATGGATGTCGATGGAGCCAACCGGGTTTTAAAGGGAAAGTGCATTGAATGCGCAACTCTCATTGCACTAGCTGTGGGAAAAGAGAAATTTTCTGAGCATTCGCAAGAATTAGTCAACTTGCTCATACTATACCAAAATAATGGTATCCAAGATGATGATCCTATCAAAACATACCTGGAGCATGGCTGGAGTAGGATATGCAGAATTTTAAGAGAAGATTTCGTTCCTCTACTTCCAATTGTGCTCCCCCCATTAATCGAAACGGCCAAAGCAACACAGGATGTAAGCTTAAtcgaggaggaagaagccgCTAATTTCCAACAGTATGTTGATTGGGATGTAGTGCAGATCCAAGGTAAGCATATTGCTATACACACATCCATACTTGACGACAAGGTTTCAGCTATGGAACTGCTGCAAGTTTATAGCACTGTACTCAAGAGCCAATTTGCTGGATTTGTCAGTGAAATTATGAATGACATAGCAATTCCTTCCATCGATTTTTACCTTCACGACGGTGTGCGAGCAACAGGTGCGGGCTTAATACCAGTTTTATTGTCTTGCTTGATCTCAGCGGTTGGGTTACAGAATGATGAGGTACAACAACTCTGGTTATCAGCTTCCTCGAAACTAATATCTGGGATTATGTCGGAGCCAATGGCAGAAATCACACAGATATATCATTCAGCATTGGTAGATGCAATCAATACGATGGGTGAAGGATGTTTGACGGAGGAAGCACAGGAGAGGTTCACTAAGGGAGTTTCTGCTAATTTAACAGACGTGTTCGAACGTGTTAGACAGCGCCACacagaagatgatgaatATAACGAGGAAGTGGATCAAGAATATGAAGACTTTACTGACGAGGACCTCTTGGATGAGATTAATAAGTCTATTGGAgcctttttcaaatccaCCAAGGGCCAGTATTTGTCTCATTTCCGAAGTTTGTGGCCCATAGTTTCCACCTATCTCCAAGACACTGAGATTGTACTAACTCTTTTCGCTTTAGTTGCCATTGGCGATATGATTCAATACAGTGGCGAAAATGCCGCTGTTTATAAAGATGAAATTGTAACCAAACTATCAACCTACTTGATTTCTCCAGAACCAAGTATTCGCCAAGCCGCAGCCTATACAATTGGTGTTTGCGCCCAGTATGCTCCCTCCACGTATGGTGACTTTTGTGTATCCTCTCTAGAGGTTCTATTCCAGGTGATCGGCATTCCAGACGCCAAGTCTGACGAAAACCAAACAGCCACTGAAAATGCAAGTGCTGCCATAGCGAAAATATTGCACTCTTTTGGCAGCAACATTCCTGATGTGAAT
Above is a genomic segment from Torulaspora globosa chromosome 1, complete sequence containing:
- the PSE1 gene encoding importin PSE1 (ancestral locus Anc_5.11); the encoded protein is MSALPEEVNNTLIKVLHGFASADNETRAAAEKTLNQDWITATNIEVLLIFFSEQASFSQDLTSAALSAVLFRKLALRAPPSSKTVIIAKNITQISSNGLNQIRATLLKGFVSERPGNIRHKLSDAIAECAQEDLPEWPELLQTLIEALKNEDPNFRESSFRILSIVPHLINSVDVMNILPIFEAGFTDSNDDVKIAAVTAFVGYFKQLPKAHWSKIGVLLPSLLNSLPKFLDDGKDDALASVFESLIELVELAPKLFKDMFDQLIQFASIVIKLTDLETPARTTALELLTVFSENSPQMCKSNPNYAQSMIVATLLMMTEVSIDDDDATDWRESDDAEDEEEEVAYDHARQALDRISLKLGGKYLAAPLFQYLQEMISSSQWRERFGALMALSSAAEGCRDVLIGEIPKILDMVLPLINDPHPRVQYGCCNVLGQISTDFAPLIQRTSHDTILPALISKLTNESIDRVQTHAAAALVNFSEHANQAILEPYLDSLLTNLLTLLQSSKLYVQEQALTTIAFIAEAAEKKFIKYYDTLMPQLINVLKMDVDGANRVLKGKCIECATLIALAVGKEKFSEHSQELVNLLILYQNNGIQDDDPIKTYLEHGWSRICRILREDFVPLLPIVLPPLIETAKATQDVSLIEEEEAANFQQYVDWDVVQIQGKHIAIHTSILDDKVSAMELLQVYSTVLKSQFAGFVSEIMNDIAIPSIDFYLHDGVRATGAGLIPVLLSCLISAVGLQNDEVQQLWLSASSKLISGIMSEPMAEITQIYHSALVDAINTMGEGCLTEEAQERFTKGVSANLTDVFERVRQRHTEDDEYNEEVDQEYEDFTDEDLLDEINKSIGAFFKSTKGQYLSHFRSLWPIVSTYLQDTEIVLTLFALVAIGDMIQYSGENAAVYKDEIVTKLSTYLISPEPSIRQAAAYTIGVCAQYAPSTYGDFCVSSLEVLFQVIGIPDAKSDENQTATENASAAIAKILHSFGSNIPDVNRYVENWLQSLPIVVDDEAAAFAYKFLNHLIDIQSPAVTGSPNIPKLVGSVVQALQHKSISGKNAAAVVESTKRLLGTLPQEEAMGIFQNYPPDLMQTVQAWFS